One genomic window of Paraburkholderia phytofirmans PsJN includes the following:
- a CDS encoding DUF4410 domain-containing protein translates to MLHRFLQCTVMAGCLSAAAAVNAAADSAPFAAPAPVVYVADFDLDVANVTPDSGPGQRVRRLRGLLPSGPGPMGQDKNPQEHAKHIVDEMADALTDDLKKAGVDARRSAPGQPLPTVGWQVRGVFLRVDDGNRLRRAMVGFGAGQNDIQVAVSCDSLGAPDLQPLYQAVDEADSKGMPGAAIKLNPYVIAAKFVMASGDEKKTIKKTAQQIADAVVAKLHGAAQAKPQ, encoded by the coding sequence ATGCTGCATCGATTTTTGCAATGCACGGTGATGGCGGGATGCCTGAGCGCGGCGGCCGCCGTCAACGCCGCGGCGGACAGTGCGCCGTTCGCGGCGCCTGCGCCAGTCGTCTACGTCGCCGACTTCGATCTGGACGTCGCGAACGTAACGCCGGACAGCGGACCGGGCCAACGGGTGCGCCGCCTGCGCGGCTTGCTGCCGAGCGGACCGGGACCGATGGGCCAGGACAAAAATCCGCAAGAGCATGCCAAACATATCGTGGACGAAATGGCGGACGCGCTGACGGACGATCTGAAAAAGGCTGGTGTCGATGCGCGCCGCAGTGCGCCGGGTCAACCGCTGCCGACCGTCGGTTGGCAAGTGCGCGGTGTGTTTTTGAGGGTCGACGACGGCAATCGCCTCAGGCGCGCGATGGTCGGTTTCGGCGCGGGCCAGAACGACATCCAGGTGGCGGTGTCCTGCGACAGCCTCGGCGCGCCTGATTTGCAGCCGCTATATCAGGCCGTCGACGAAGCCGACAGCAAGGGCATGCCGGGCGCGGCCATCAAACTGAATCCGTATGTGATCGCCGCCAAGTTCGTGATGGCGAGCGGCGACGAGAAGAAGACGATCAAAAAGACGGCTCAGCAGATTGCCGATGCGGTGGTTGCAAAACTGCACGGCGCTGCGCAGGCGAAACCGCAGTAG
- a CDS encoding porin: protein MKHIIAAGLTAICATTGAWAQSSVTLYGSLDAGVAYISNVGGHSKWMEEQGNMQPDRWGLKGVEDLGGGLKTIFQLENGFYTNTGAFAKAGVLFNRQAFVGLSSDSIGTVTLGHQTPFSFDVLGPLSTAYLAASWYAFHPGNIDELADTGVVPFDNSVKFRSASFSGFQVGAMMGLGNTTNFSTGKTLSFALSYANGPFKAGATYANEHDRTPSIVTTGITNFQGVAAATYTADKVENMGAGASYQFGKLLVHGLYTRVKLESGSHSNTYQSYDVGANYQFTPFNTVAGGAATTTLAGHRWTQFEIGDIYALSKSTQLYVNALYERAGSNTDAAFFTAGVSSGRNQTIILTGIHHSF, encoded by the coding sequence GTGAAGCACATCATTGCGGCCGGCTTGACGGCAATCTGCGCAACGACAGGCGCATGGGCGCAGAGCAGTGTGACGCTATACGGCAGCCTGGATGCCGGTGTCGCGTATATCAGCAATGTCGGCGGCCATTCGAAGTGGATGGAAGAACAGGGCAACATGCAGCCTGACCGCTGGGGCCTGAAGGGCGTGGAAGATTTGGGCGGCGGCCTGAAGACGATTTTCCAGTTGGAAAACGGCTTTTATACCAACACAGGCGCATTCGCTAAAGCCGGTGTGCTGTTCAATCGCCAGGCGTTTGTCGGTCTGAGTTCAGACTCGATAGGAACGGTGACCCTCGGTCATCAGACTCCGTTCAGCTTCGACGTGTTGGGTCCGCTGAGCACGGCTTATCTGGCGGCGAGCTGGTATGCGTTCCACCCGGGCAATATCGACGAACTCGCCGATACGGGCGTGGTGCCGTTCGACAATTCGGTGAAATTCCGCTCGGCGAGTTTCAGCGGCTTTCAGGTCGGCGCGATGATGGGTCTCGGCAACACGACCAACTTCTCGACCGGCAAGACACTGAGCTTTGCGCTTAGCTATGCGAACGGTCCGTTCAAGGCCGGTGCGACGTACGCGAACGAGCACGACCGCACGCCGTCGATCGTCACGACGGGCATCACCAACTTCCAGGGCGTGGCCGCTGCCACCTATACCGCGGACAAGGTCGAGAACATGGGCGCGGGCGCCTCGTATCAGTTCGGCAAGCTGCTGGTGCACGGTTTGTACACGCGCGTGAAGCTCGAGTCGGGTTCTCACTCGAACACCTATCAGAGCTACGACGTCGGCGCGAATTACCAGTTCACGCCGTTTAACACCGTGGCCGGTGGCGCCGCGACGACGACGCTGGCGGGGCATCGCTGGACGCAGTTCGAAATCGGCGATATCTACGCGCTGTCGAAGTCGACGCAGTTGTATGTGAACGCGCTGTATGAACGCGCCGGTTCGAACACGGATGCGGCGTTCTTCACAGCAGGTGTGTCGAGTGGACGGAACCAGACGATCATTCTGACTGGCATCCATCACTCGTTCTGA
- a CDS encoding IclR family transcriptional regulator, translated as MAKEEQTGAGRKHTKPRGAAASISQEDALRPAQANDAESQDSTDEESAGGSTYLVPGLERGLRILAEFSAREPVLGAPELSKRIGIPRTTTFRLLQTLEALGFLERVNGDRYFRLSVAVLRLGFEYLSSLELTDVGTPILERLRDATGLSTHLLIRDQRDVVFVAKAQTHAPMFSSVKVHVGTRLPAHATVHGQVLMGDLTFEELRQLYPEPQLERFTERTPATVEELYERVRESAALGYALSEASFERGISVVSAPVRDQSGKIAAALTVTIPRSDIGEAEEREPLIIAVCQAALELSERLSYRPRPDDPTAVQARRKSVAAG; from the coding sequence ATGGCAAAAGAAGAGCAGACAGGAGCGGGACGCAAGCATACGAAGCCACGCGGCGCGGCAGCGTCGATTTCGCAGGAAGACGCGTTGCGGCCGGCCCAGGCAAATGACGCCGAGTCCCAGGATTCCACCGACGAAGAGAGCGCCGGCGGATCGACTTATCTCGTGCCGGGTCTTGAGCGGGGCCTACGCATTCTGGCGGAATTCAGCGCGCGTGAGCCGGTGCTCGGCGCGCCCGAATTGTCGAAGCGCATCGGCATTCCGCGCACCACTACGTTCCGTTTATTGCAGACGCTCGAAGCGCTCGGCTTTCTTGAGCGCGTCAATGGCGACCGCTATTTCCGCTTGAGCGTCGCGGTGTTGCGGCTCGGCTTCGAATATCTGAGTTCGCTCGAATTGACCGATGTCGGTACGCCGATACTCGAACGCCTGCGTGATGCCACGGGCCTGAGCACGCATCTGTTGATCCGCGATCAGCGCGACGTGGTGTTCGTCGCCAAGGCGCAGACCCATGCGCCGATGTTCAGCTCGGTGAAGGTGCATGTCGGTACGCGTTTGCCGGCGCATGCGACGGTGCACGGCCAGGTGTTGATGGGCGATCTGACTTTCGAGGAATTGCGGCAGCTGTATCCCGAGCCGCAACTCGAACGTTTCACCGAACGCACGCCGGCCACCGTCGAAGAACTGTACGAAAGAGTGCGCGAAAGCGCGGCGCTCGGTTACGCGTTGAGCGAGGCGTCGTTCGAGCGCGGCATTTCGGTGGTCAGCGCGCCGGTGCGCGACCAGAGCGGCAAGATCGCGGCGGCGTTGACCGTGACGATTCCGCGTTCGGATATCGGCGAAGCCGAAGAGCGCGAGCCGCTCATCATCGCGGTTTGCCAGGCGGCGCTCGAACTGTCCGAACGACTCAGCTACCGGCCGCGTCCGGACGATCCGACTGCGGTCCAGGCGCGCCGCAAGTCGGTGGCGGCAGGCTGA
- a CDS encoding acid phosphatase, which yields MTDHESTLPPNADNADNVNNAPDDPERRRVLTGLAAVGIGLALTGCKTDPSVSSTGAPRSAADLRLDAALHDQVKHIVVIYAENRSFANLYGNFPGVQHPLDAVSAERYLQLDRDGKTPLPRLPAIWGGLVPQAQEVDGKRYMIGQKDIVNLHNRPFHIADAQGAPLPTGVITRDLVHRFYQNQMQINAGRNNQFAAWGDSGGLVMGHYRNSADTLRLWNLAQQYTLCDNFFMAAFGGSWLNHIFLISAQAPFYPNIQNSPAKKMVSVVDGDDPTGARLKQSAESPASALDGPPKFVNDGAFTADGYAVNTMAPPYQPSNVRPAEGGNPAFADLSNPRVLPPQNYATIGDRLTDKGVDWAWYSGAWQYALEHQDTGAVPDFQYHHQPFNYFTNYAPGTSARRRYLRDGGLGNDASTNHLIADIDAGRLPTVTFYKPQGDLNMHAGYADVASGDRHIATVIEHIQRGPQWANTVVVVTVDENGGWWDHVSPPKGDRWGPGSRIPALVISPLAKKGYVDHTVYDTNSILRLISRVHGLAPLDGVVARDRAFASNGLAPLGDLTGTLDLA from the coding sequence ATGACCGATCACGAATCCACCCTGCCGCCGAACGCCGACAACGCCGATAACGTGAACAACGCCCCCGACGACCCCGAACGCCGCCGAGTCCTTACCGGCCTGGCAGCAGTCGGTATCGGACTGGCGCTGACGGGCTGCAAAACCGACCCAAGCGTGTCGAGTACCGGCGCGCCACGCAGCGCCGCCGACCTGCGTCTCGACGCCGCGCTTCACGATCAGGTGAAGCACATCGTCGTGATCTACGCGGAGAATCGCAGCTTCGCGAACCTGTACGGCAATTTCCCCGGCGTCCAGCATCCGCTCGATGCCGTGAGCGCAGAGCGTTATCTGCAACTCGACCGCGACGGCAAAACGCCGCTGCCGCGCTTGCCGGCCATCTGGGGCGGCCTCGTGCCGCAAGCGCAGGAAGTCGACGGCAAGCGCTACATGATCGGGCAGAAGGATATCGTCAACCTGCACAACCGCCCGTTCCATATCGCCGACGCGCAAGGCGCGCCGCTGCCCACCGGTGTGATCACGCGCGACCTCGTGCATCGCTTCTATCAGAACCAGATGCAGATCAACGCCGGCCGCAACAATCAGTTCGCCGCATGGGGCGATTCCGGCGGGCTGGTGATGGGCCATTACCGTAATTCCGCCGACACGTTGCGTCTGTGGAATCTCGCGCAGCAGTACACCCTGTGCGACAACTTCTTCATGGCGGCTTTCGGCGGCTCGTGGCTGAACCACATCTTTCTGATCTCGGCGCAGGCGCCGTTTTATCCCAACATTCAGAACAGTCCGGCGAAGAAGATGGTGTCCGTAGTGGACGGCGACGATCCGACCGGCGCGCGGCTGAAGCAATCGGCAGAGTCGCCCGCCTCCGCGCTCGACGGTCCGCCGAAATTCGTCAACGACGGCGCGTTCACCGCCGACGGCTACGCCGTCAACACCATGGCGCCGCCGTATCAGCCGAGCAACGTGCGACCCGCTGAAGGCGGCAATCCGGCCTTCGCGGACCTGTCGAATCCGCGCGTGCTGCCGCCGCAGAATTACGCGACGATCGGCGACCGGCTGACCGATAAGGGGGTGGACTGGGCGTGGTACAGCGGCGCGTGGCAGTACGCGTTGGAGCATCAGGACACGGGCGCGGTGCCTGACTTCCAGTATCACCATCAGCCGTTCAACTACTTCACGAATTACGCGCCGGGCACTTCGGCGCGGCGCAGGTATCTACGCGACGGCGGTCTCGGCAACGACGCGTCGACCAACCATCTGATCGCGGATATCGATGCAGGACGCCTACCGACGGTCACGTTCTACAAGCCGCAAGGCGATCTGAACATGCACGCGGGTTACGCGGATGTCGCATCGGGCGACCGCCACATCGCGACGGTGATCGAGCATATTCAACGCGGGCCGCAGTGGGCGAACACGGTCGTGGTCGTCACCGTCGACGAGAACGGCGGCTGGTGGGACCACGTGTCGCCGCCGAAGGGCGATCGCTGGGGTCCGGGTTCGCGGATTCCCGCGCTGGTGATTTCGCCGCTGGCGAAGAAGGGTTACGTCGATCACACGGTGTACGACACCAATTCGATTCTGCGGCTGATCAGCCGCGTGCATGGCCTCGCGCCGCTCGACGGTGTGGTGGCGCGCGATCGGGCATTCGCGAGCAACGGACTCGCGCCGTTGGGGGATTTGACAGGTACGTTGGATCTGGCTTGA
- a CDS encoding DUF3564 domain-containing protein: MRLTILINGSDPTVSHDYAVLWLDTDEHRWSREAHQGIDLPPWGELRDDNGVTTLCAPSTDAPLCTLRGLHVDRKQRVSAAQGAAAWTALPTRAQTSGFWRLQAVDRQQVRAEHSVFGN, encoded by the coding sequence ATGCGACTGACCATCCTGATCAACGGTTCCGATCCCACCGTCAGCCACGACTACGCTGTGTTATGGCTCGACACCGACGAGCACCGGTGGTCGAGAGAAGCACATCAAGGGATCGATTTGCCCCCGTGGGGCGAACTACGCGACGACAACGGCGTGACAACTCTCTGCGCGCCCAGCACGGATGCGCCGCTGTGCACGCTGCGCGGTTTGCACGTGGACCGTAAGCAGCGCGTGAGCGCCGCGCAAGGCGCCGCGGCGTGGACCGCCCTGCCGACGCGCGCGCAGACCAGCGGTTTCTGGCGTCTGCAAGCAGTGGACCGCCAACAGGTCCGCGCCGAGCACAGCGTGTTCGGCAATTAG